The segment ACGTGGCCTATCCGCGCCGGGCGGTGCGCGCGGCGCTGCTGGGCGTGATGCTGTCGGGCTTCACGTCCATGCTGTACCAGGTGACGTGGATCCGCCTGCTGTCCATCGTCATGGGGGCGTCCACCTACGCCTTCACCCTCATCCTGACGGCGTTCATCCTGGGCATCGGCCTGGGCAGCTTCTGGCTGATGACGCGCGAGGAGGGCGGGGACTCGCTGAAGCTGTACGGCTGGACGCAGGTGGCGCTGGTGGTGAGCCTCTGCGTGGCGCTGCCGCTGTACGTGCGGCTGCCGCACCTGTTCCGCTGGTCGGAGTGGATGCTGACGCGCTCGCTGGAGACGTGGCCCATCTTCCAGGCCATCACCTTCGCGTTCTGCTGCGCGGTGCTGCTCATCCCCACGTTCATCATGGGCGCGGCCTTCCCGGCCGCCGCGCGGGTGGCGACGGCGAAGGTGTCCGAGGTGGGGCGCCAGCTGGGCGGCGTGTACCTGTGGAACACGCTGGGCACCATCTCCGGCGCGGTGCTGGGCGGGCTGGTGCTGATGCCCTTCTGGGGCATGCAGGGCAACTTCGTCGCGGGCGCGGTGGCGAACCTGCTGGCCGCGGGCCTGGCGTTCCATGCGGTCTCCCACGGGCAGGACGGGGCGGGCGCGCGCGCGGCGCCGGCGTGGCGGGCGCTGGCGCCGGTGGGCGCGGCGGCGGTGCTGGCGGTGGCCGTGCTGGGTGGGATGCACGGCTGGCCGCAGCGGCTGAGCCACATCGCGGCCATCCGCGTGGACTCCAAGCCCCCGGAGAGCTACGCGAAGCTGCTGGAGGCCACGGAGAAGCGCATCCGGCCCCGCTTCTACGCGGACGACACCTTCGCCACGGTGATGGTGGGCGAGGTGCCGGCGGACAACATCCGCTTCATGAAGATCAACGGCAAGGTGGACGCCAGCAACGGCACCGACATCCAGACGCAGGTGCTGGCGGGCCACCTGGGCGCGCTCCTGCAACCGCGCGACCCCAAGAACGTGCTGCTCATCGGCTCCGGGGCCGCCATCACCGCGGGCAGCGTGCTGGCCCACCCGGTGGAGCGGCTGGACCTGGTGGAGATCTCCCCCGCGGTCATCGACGCGGCCCGCCTGTTCAAGGACGACAACCGCAACGCGGTGGATGATCCGCGCACGCACATCCACATCGACGACGCGAAGACGTTCATGGCGCTGGCGCCCATCAAGTACGACCTCATCGTCAGCGTGCCGTCCAACCCCTGGGTGGCGGGCGTGTCCGGCCTCTTCACCCGCGACTTCTTCCAACTGGTGGACAAGCACCTGGCGGACGACGGCGTGCTGGTGCAGTGGATCCACACGTATGAGAGCAACCAGGAGCTGGTCCGGCTGGTGATGCGCACGCTGCGCGACACCTTCCCGCACGCCACCACCTGGCTGGGGCCGTCCGACCTCATCATGGTGGCCAGCCGCAAGCCGCTGTCCTTCGACGCCGCGTCGGTCGCCGCGCGCATGGCCCGGCCGGACGTGAAGGCGGACCTGGCCCGGGTGGAGATCCACGACCTGTTCGGCCTGCTGTTCAAGCAGGTGCACACGGAGGCCGGCCAGCAGGACTTCGCCGGGGAGGGGCCCATCAACACGGACGACCACAACCTGCTGGAGTACGCCTCGCCCGTGGCCTTCTTCCTCGCCAACGTGGACGTGCGGGTGAAGGACCAGCGCCGCGCCCCGGACATGGGCCCCGGCCTGCTGCTGCACGACTACGTGCGCGAGAACCCGCCCACCGTCGAGCAGGTCTCCGGGCTGTACCGCAACGTCGAGCGCTACCACCCGGAGAATGATCCGCTGGTGCGCAGGGTGGCGGGGCTGTGGCACTCGCTGGCGCCGGAGGATCCGGAGGCCGCGCTCGCGTTCGGTCGGGTGGTGCTGGCGCAGGGCGACGTGACGCTGGCGGCGTCGGTGCTGGAGCCGCAGATCGCCAAGGGCGTCCGCTCGCCCGGGATGATGGCGGCGTACCTCCAGCTGCTCACGGACCGGGCCTGGTCGTCCGGCACGCCGTGGACGCCCGAGCGCCCCGACGCCGCGCTCGCCATGGGCCGCGAGGTGTTGGCGCGCCACCCGGAGGATGCGAAGCTCGAGCACGCCTTCGAGAAGTTCTGCGAAGCGCTGCCTCCGCCGGGCTGTGACGCGAAGCCCGCCGCCGTGCCCACCGCGGTGCCCGGGAGCCCCTGAAACCCGCGTGGATCCGTCTTGAGTGGTTCCAGGTGGCTGGAATCATTGGATCCACCCCCCCATCCTCCCGATGACGGATGGAGGTGCGGGTGGGATCGTTCTACTGTCCGTTTCGACCCTGACACCCGCAGGGTGAGTTCTTCACCGCTGCTAGACCCCTGGAGACCCCCATGAACACGCTCGCGAAGAAGCAGAAGATCCAGCTCCGTAAGTCCCGTGGTCAGGGCATGACCGAGTACATCATCATCGTTGCCCTGATCGCGATCGCGGCCATCGGCGTCATCACGCTGTTCGGCGACAACATCCGCAAGCTGTTCGGCGCCTCCGCCGCGGCGCTGGCCGGTAACGACAACGTCGCGAACGACGGCCAGACGGCGTCGAAGGACCTGAAGCAGAAGACGATGAAGTCCTTCGGCCAGAACAACACCTACCAGTGAGCCACGCCAGGCTTCGCGAGGTGGGCTTCGGCTCCAACCTCGCGACCGCCCGGTGCTTCTCCTGAATGGCAGGTCCCTCCAACTGGAAGGGCCTGCCATTTTCGTTTCCAGGAAGGCCGCGCAGCCCTACCGCGCCGCGGAGGCGGGCAGCGGCGCGGGGCTGGCGAGTCCCAGCCGGCGCAGCATCACCTGCCGGATGGACGGAATGCGGAAGCGGAAGATGAACGCATCCGCGAAGTAGTGGGCGAGCACCACCGCGAAGCCCAGGGACGTCAGGCCCCGGAGCAGCGGGTGTGACAGCGCGCCGCTCCCGATGCTGAGCGAGCCGCGCACGGGGCCGTCCAGCAGGAAGCCGTGCACCACGCCCAGCGCGAGCAGCGGCAGCATGGCCAGCACCATGGCGGGCCAGATGAACCCGCGGCCCAGGCGGGGCGCGTCACCTTCGCGCGGCTCCAGCATGCGCGCGCTCAGCATGTAGTACTCCAGCCCGTGCATGCCCGGCAGCATCACGTAGCCCCACTCCGGGGCCACGAGCGCCAGGCCCGTCGCCGTCGCCATGCCCAGCAGGTAGAGCACCTTGGGGCCGCTGGCGGTGCCGGAGCGCAGCACCGCGCGGAACAGCAGCAGGAAGTAGCCCAGCCATAGGGCGATGAGCACGGGCAGCATCTGCCACGGCAGCACCGTGCCCTGGCCTACGTCCAGGTAGGCGGGGGCGTCGGGCGCGGCGGACTCGGCGACGAAGAAGATGCGCACCAGCAGGATGGACAGCAGCAGCGGCACGTAGAGCTGCTGGAGCCGGCGCTCCAGCGGGGAGGGCGGCGTGAGCCCCTCCTGTCCCCCGCGCAGGCCGTGCAGGGACCACAGGCCCCGGTGCTGCGACAGGGTGTGGTGCATGCCGAAGACGTTGAAGATGACGGCCACGGCGAAGGTGTGGATGGAGCGGTCGGCGTAGAAGGTGAAGAAGAAGCCCGCGCCCACCGCGAGCATGGCGAGCGTGCCCGCGAGGATGTTCCGGGGCTGGCCGGGGGCGGCGGTGAGCACGTCCCGGTGCACGCCGAAGAGCAGGAACGTGAGCACCACGTGGGTGGCGTTGCCGAGGATGTTCTGGGCGGTCCAGGACATCAGCCGGTGGGCGCCATCCGCCGCCACGGGCGCCATGAACGCGCTGGCCCCGGCGGCGCAGAGGGTGAGGGCCAGGGGGATGGCGAGGATGGCCAGGTCGGCCCTGGGGGAGAACAGCCACAGGCGGCGGAAGCGCAGCGAGCCGGGAGCGGCCGGCGCGTCCTGCTCCGTGGAGGTGGCGACTCCGGGGCTGAGCGGTGTCATGGGACGCGGAGTATACCGGGGCGCCGTGGCCCCAAGAACCCGGGGTCCTCCGCCTGACGGATGCGCGGCGGGTCTTCCCTGCCGGGCTGCCAGGGAGACGCGAAGCGCCCCCTCCCGCGTTGCCGGGACCGGCGGACTCCCCGTTGGCAGGGATGATCCGCGCGGCGCCTGGCGAGGCGGAGGTTCACGCCGGGCCCTCCCCGGGCGGATCCACGCGCCTCGCGAGCCCGGGCCTGCCCCCCGCCACGCCCCGGCAGGGACGGGTTCTTCCCCGACCCGGCCCCCGTGCTAAAACGGGGATGTCCATGGAAGGCCGACTGCTGCTGAAGAACTGCGCCGTGTTCCGTGCGGACGGTCGCGTCCGCCACGGCATGGCCGTCGTGGTGGAGGAGGGCCTCATCCGCCGCGTCGCCCCGGACTCCGAGGTCCCCGTGCTCCCGGGGGACTGGGAGGTCGCGTGTCGCGGCCGGCTCGTCGCCCCCGGGCTGGTGGACTGTCATTCGCACATGGTCAACGGGCAGCTGCTGCCGCCCAACGGCGACTTCCTCCTGCGCCAGCCGCGCTCGCGCCTGGAGCGCATGCGCCAGGTGTCCGCCCTCCTCAACGCCGAGGACGTGGAGATCCTCACCCGCTTCGCCGCCGCGCGCGCGCTGCTCGACGGGGTCAGCCTCGTCGTGGACCACCTGTCCTGTCCTCTGGACGTGGCCGGGGGGCTGGACGCGCAGGCGCGCGCCGCCGACGCCATGGGGCTTCGGCTGGTCGCGTCCCACTCCACGCACAGCCTGGATGGCGCGGCCCAGGCGGACGCCCAGGCTGATGCCAACGCGGACTTCGTGCGCCGCCACCGCGACCACCCCCGGGTGCGCGGGGCGCTGGGCTTCCATGCGTCGTACACCTGCGAGGACGCGCTGCTGTCGCGCATCTCCCGCCTGCGCGCGGAACTGGACGCGCCGCTCGTCTTCCACCTGGCGGAGAGCGAGGACGACCTGTCCGCCACCTACGCCGCGCACGGCCGCCGCATCGTGCCCCGCCTGGATGCGCTGGGCCTGCTGGGGCCCCACGCCATCGCCGGCTATCCGCGCGCGGTGGAGCGCGCCGAAGCCGAGCGGCTGGCCGCCTCCGGTACGTTCGTGGCCCTCACGCCCCGCGCCACCCGGTCGCTGGAGCGCACGGGCGAGTCCGCGGAGGGGCCGCTGTCCAGCCTGCACCTCGTGGGTTTGGGCACCGGTGGCCATGGTTCGCTCCAGGAGGAGCTGGCCGCGGCGCTCGCCGGGATGCTGCACCTGGCCCGCTCCGGGCGGATGCCCGACCTGGACGACTCGCTCGCGCACCTGTTCATCAGCGGCCCCGCGGAGCTGTGCACCCGCCTGTATGGCCGGCCCTCTGGCGGCGTGGACGAAGGCAGCATCGCGGACCTCGTCGTCTACGACGCCATCCCCGCCGCCGACCCGGAGACGGGCTACTCGCCCTTCCTCCTGGGGCAGCTGGTGCCTTCGCGGGTGGCGTGGACGCTGGTCAACGGCCGGGTCTGCGTGCGCGAAGGCCAGCTGCTGGGCCACGACTTCGTGGACCTGGCCCGCGACGCCGCCGCCGCCCTGGCGCGCGTCTGGTCCCGCGCGCGGCTGGGCACGTAGGGTAGAAGGGGCGCGTGAGTGCCCTGCCTCCCCGCCTCGTGGACACCCTGCGCGCCGCCCGCGAGCGCCGGGGTGCGCTGCTCTCCGACGCCGCCACCACCGCCTTCCGCCTGCTGAACGGCGCCGCGGACGGCGTGCCGGAAGTCACCGCGGACGCCTTCGGCGACGTCGTCGTGGTGAGCCTCTACCGCGACCTGTCCGACGTGGAGGAGGCGCTGCTGCTGGACGCCGCCACCGCCGCCTGGACGCCCCGGAGCGTCTACTTGAAGCGCCGCCCCCGCGAGGCCCGCGTGCTCGCCAACGTGGCGAAGGACGCGCTCGCGCCGGAGGCCGCCGCCCGGGGCGAGCCCGTGGAGGCGCTCGTCGCGAAGGAGAACGGCCTGGGCTTCCACATCCGCCCGGGGCAGGGGCTCTCCGTGGGGCTCTACCTGGACATGCGCGACACGCGCGCGTGGCTCATGGCCCAGGCGCGGGGCCTCACCGTGCTCAACCTCTTCGCGTACACCTGCGGCTTCGGGGTCGCCGCGACCGCGGGCGGCGCGAAGCGCGTGCTCAACCTGGACGCCAGCCGCCGCGTGCTCGAATGGGGCGAGGAGAACGCGCGCCTCAACGGCCAGGGCGTGGACCGCTACGACTACGTGGCCGGGGACGTCTTCGACTGGCTCCAGCGGCTTTCGAAGAAGGGGGAGGCCTTCGACGTCGTGGTCGCCGACCCTCCGTCCTTCTCCAACACGAAGACGAACCGCTTCTCCGCCGCGCGCGACTACGCCCGGCTGGCGGACGCCGCCGCGCGGGTGGTGGCCCCGGGCGGGCGCCTGGTCGCCTGCTGCAACCTGGCGGGCCTGCCGGTGCGCCGGTTCGAATCCATGGTGCTCGAAGGGGTGACGCGGGCTGGCAGGGCAGGGCGGACGGTGGGGTCGCTCGGTCCCTCGGGGCTCGACTATCCAACACCTCCGGGCGAGGAGCCGGCGCTCAAGGTGCATGTCGTCCAACTTCGTTAGCGCCACCGGCCAGGGCGCGGCTACATTGCCGCCATGGCTCCCGCTGCCTCCGCGCCCCCGCGCGACGCCGTCCGCTTTGGAAACTACCGGCTCATCGACCGGATCGCCGTGGGAGGCATGGCGGAGATCTTCCTCGCCCACCAGGTGGACTCGCGCGGTGACGAGACGCCCATCGTCATCAAGCGCATCCGTCCGCACCTGTCCAAGCACGCCGCCTTCGTGAAGATGTTCCTCAACGAGGCGCGGCTGGCGTCGCAGCTCAACCACCCCAACATCGTGCAGATCCACGACCTGGGGAAGATCGTCGACAGCTACTTCATCGCCATGGAGTACGTGTCCGGCCGCGACATGCGCCGCATCGTGCCCAAGGCGGAGGCCATGGGGATCCCCTTCCCCCTGGTGTACGCGCTGAAGATCGCCTCCTGCGTCTGCGCGGGCCTGCACTACGCGCACGTGAAGAAGGACCTGCACGGCAACCCGCTCAACATCGTCCACCGCGACGTGACGCCGGAGAACATCGTCGTCGCCTTCGACGGCACGGTGAAGGTGCTCGACTTCGGCATCGCCAAGGCCGCCAACCAGGTGGAGGAGACGCGCTCCGGCGAAATCAAGGGCAAGCTCAGCTACATGAGCCCGGAGCAGTGCCTGGGCCGGCCGCTG is part of the Corallococcus soli genome and harbors:
- a CDS encoding fused MFS/spermidine synthase; its protein translation is MAALLFLSGATALVYELVWSKYLGNVLGNSGQAHAVVLATFMGGLALGAFVFGRTADRVKNPLALYGVLELGVGLYALAFPTVLGALEHLWLAVAPHVPEHLRVGPRLMVSALSLVVPTLLMGGTLPALVRHFAASLAGVRRELARLYAINSLGAAVGVYVAGTRLVPLIGLSASATLAAGLNVFLALAALALARQHPPALVVGAAAAAEDVAYPRRAVRAALLGVMLSGFTSMLYQVTWIRLLSIVMGASTYAFTLILTAFILGIGLGSFWLMTREEGGDSLKLYGWTQVALVVSLCVALPLYVRLPHLFRWSEWMLTRSLETWPIFQAITFAFCCAVLLIPTFIMGAAFPAAARVATAKVSEVGRQLGGVYLWNTLGTISGAVLGGLVLMPFWGMQGNFVAGAVANLLAAGLAFHAVSHGQDGAGARAAPAWRALAPVGAAAVLAVAVLGGMHGWPQRLSHIAAIRVDSKPPESYAKLLEATEKRIRPRFYADDTFATVMVGEVPADNIRFMKINGKVDASNGTDIQTQVLAGHLGALLQPRDPKNVLLIGSGAAITAGSVLAHPVERLDLVEISPAVIDAARLFKDDNRNAVDDPRTHIHIDDAKTFMALAPIKYDLIVSVPSNPWVAGVSGLFTRDFFQLVDKHLADDGVLVQWIHTYESNQELVRLVMRTLRDTFPHATTWLGPSDLIMVASRKPLSFDAASVAARMARPDVKADLARVEIHDLFGLLFKQVHTEAGQQDFAGEGPINTDDHNLLEYASPVAFFLANVDVRVKDQRRAPDMGPGLLLHDYVRENPPTVEQVSGLYRNVERYHPENDPLVRRVAGLWHSLAPEDPEAALAFGRVVLAQGDVTLAASVLEPQIAKGVRSPGMMAAYLQLLTDRAWSSGTPWTPERPDAALAMGREVLARHPEDAKLEHAFEKFCEALPPPGCDAKPAAVPTAVPGSP
- a CDS encoding amidohydrolase family protein, with protein sequence MEGRLLLKNCAVFRADGRVRHGMAVVVEEGLIRRVAPDSEVPVLPGDWEVACRGRLVAPGLVDCHSHMVNGQLLPPNGDFLLRQPRSRLERMRQVSALLNAEDVEILTRFAAARALLDGVSLVVDHLSCPLDVAGGLDAQARAADAMGLRLVASHSTHSLDGAAQADAQADANADFVRRHRDHPRVRGALGFHASYTCEDALLSRISRLRAELDAPLVFHLAESEDDLSATYAAHGRRIVPRLDALGLLGPHAIAGYPRAVERAEAERLAASGTFVALTPRATRSLERTGESAEGPLSSLHLVGLGTGGHGSLQEELAAALAGMLHLARSGRMPDLDDSLAHLFISGPAELCTRLYGRPSGGVDEGSIADLVVYDAIPAADPETGYSPFLLGQLVPSRVAWTLVNGRVCVREGQLLGHDFVDLARDAAAALARVWSRARLGT
- a CDS encoding class I SAM-dependent rRNA methyltransferase, translated to MSALPPRLVDTLRAARERRGALLSDAATTAFRLLNGAADGVPEVTADAFGDVVVVSLYRDLSDVEEALLLDAATAAWTPRSVYLKRRPREARVLANVAKDALAPEAAARGEPVEALVAKENGLGFHIRPGQGLSVGLYLDMRDTRAWLMAQARGLTVLNLFAYTCGFGVAATAGGAKRVLNLDASRRVLEWGEENARLNGQGVDRYDYVAGDVFDWLQRLSKKGEAFDVVVADPPSFSNTKTNRFSAARDYARLADAAARVVAPGGRLVACCNLAGLPVRRFESMVLEGVTRAGRAGRTVGSLGPSGLDYPTPPGEEPALKVHVVQLR
- a CDS encoding serine/threonine protein kinase, with amino-acid sequence MAPAASAPPRDAVRFGNYRLIDRIAVGGMAEIFLAHQVDSRGDETPIVIKRIRPHLSKHAAFVKMFLNEARLASQLNHPNIVQIHDLGKIVDSYFIAMEYVSGRDMRRIVPKAEAMGIPFPLVYALKIASCVCAGLHYAHVKKDLHGNPLNIVHRDVTPENIVVAFDGTVKVLDFGIAKAANQVEETRSGEIKGKLSYMSPEQCLGRPLDCRSDIFSLGTVLYEWLTGFKLFTGESDVAVMRSITEAKIYAPSYFREDLPERVEAILMRALARDRERRYATAADMQRDLDAFLDAYDFTPTPLHLANFVKQLFEDERSQELRRVSTRQSSAPTSEEALELSEVAAFVDGPPTEAMRLDDGNSTEPRLLALPLEPVLYEKLEAQARKANVSTAKLVADLLEGWLKTR